A stretch of the Streptosporangium sp. NBC_01755 genome encodes the following:
- a CDS encoding class II aldolase/adducin family protein yields the protein MLLAEQRRLLCEYGRRAAATGLVVGTAGNLSVRAGELVAVTPSGVSLDRLEPEACPIVDVEGHLVEGDLRPSSETPMHLAVYTTTDAGAIVHTHSVFGTVVATTMSELPPIHYNALLLGGTVRVAEYATYGTPELAASVRAALADRRAALLANHGGVTIGDDLDGAFEATRLLEWLCEVYVRARSIGEPRVLTEEQLAAVIRRAADPPTFPRREN from the coding sequence GTGTTGTTGGCCGAGCAGCGCCGCCTGCTATGTGAGTACGGCCGCCGAGCCGCCGCGACCGGACTGGTCGTCGGAACCGCGGGAAATCTCAGCGTGCGCGCGGGCGAACTCGTCGCCGTGACGCCCAGCGGCGTCTCCCTCGACCGGCTGGAACCCGAGGCCTGCCCGATCGTCGACGTCGAGGGCCACCTCGTCGAAGGCGACCTGCGACCGTCCTCGGAGACCCCCATGCACCTGGCGGTCTATACGACCACCGACGCCGGCGCGATTGTGCACACCCACTCCGTCTTCGGCACCGTGGTCGCCACGACCATGAGCGAGCTGCCGCCGATCCACTACAACGCCCTGTTGCTCGGCGGGACCGTCCGCGTCGCCGAATACGCCACCTACGGCACGCCCGAGCTCGCCGCCTCCGTCCGAGCCGCGCTGGCGGACAGGCGCGCGGCGCTGCTGGCCAACCACGGCGGGGTCACGATCGGCGACGACCTGGACGGGGCCTTCGAGGCGACCAGGCTGCTGGAGTGGCTCTGCGAGGTGTACGTGCGGGCCAGGAGCATCGGCGAGCCTCGCGTGCTCACCGAGGAACAGCTCGCCGCGGTGATCCGGCGCGCCGCAGACCCGCCCACGTTCCCCCGTCGCGAGAACTGA
- a CDS encoding roadblock/LC7 domain-containing protein — MLGIEDCLTEVMAIPGALDAILIDQTSGTVVATGGASRHGDVERSAAGLSETLRATLDGLAVTAPGGTVRIDDMIITTDGGHHLLRPLETLFDGPLVIYVRLDLKRSNLALARHRLQALSGRLIST, encoded by the coding sequence GTGCTCGGAATCGAAGACTGCCTCACTGAGGTAATGGCCATCCCCGGCGCCCTGGACGCGATCCTCATCGATCAGACCAGCGGGACGGTCGTGGCGACCGGTGGTGCGAGCCGCCACGGTGACGTGGAGAGATCTGCCGCGGGACTGAGCGAGACCCTGCGCGCGACGCTGGACGGGCTCGCCGTCACCGCACCGGGCGGTACGGTCCGGATCGACGACATGATCATAACCACGGACGGCGGCCACCATTTACTGAGGCCGTTGGAAACGCTTTTCGACGGCCCTCTGGTCATTTACGTCAGGCTCGATCTGAAACGGTCGAACCTGGCACTGGCCCGCCACCGCCTCCAGGCCCTTTCCGGCCGCCTGATCTCGACGTGA
- a CDS encoding roadblock/LC7 domain-containing protein, with protein MELREEIHREMALLRERIPDVDGSIACSVDGLTLASDLGDGTSTEQTGALSSALLALSRRMTGMAGKGAFEETLISGTNGYAACYAAGPKIVLTVLARPGTNLGLLRLEGRKTAARLAAITSRISITQ; from the coding sequence GTGGAACTGCGTGAGGAGATACACCGCGAGATGGCGCTGTTGCGGGAGCGGATACCCGACGTGGACGGGAGCATCGCGTGCAGCGTCGACGGTCTGACCCTGGCCAGTGATCTGGGCGACGGCACCTCCACCGAGCAGACCGGCGCGCTCTCCTCCGCGCTGCTGGCCCTCAGCCGCCGGATGACCGGCATGGCCGGCAAGGGCGCCTTCGAGGAGACGCTGATCTCCGGCACCAACGGCTACGCGGCCTGCTACGCCGCCGGCCCCAAGATCGTCCTCACGGTTCTGGCACGCCCGGGGACCAACCTCGGGCTGCTCAGGCTGGAGGGTCGCAAGACGGCGGCCAGATTGGCCGCCATCACCTCACGGATATCGATAACTCAGTGA
- a CDS encoding DUF4253 domain-containing protein, whose translation MDLPPGDVVWPDPGYAQLSLRRRPAFWLSEVAVSGEYWARLRSQHEHSGLWPVLLEDSVQPWSAGQIAPDAAVEIDNYQAAAFMAEVWSDWIVKAHIDQLEILDPFGVECPGPAPSGRPAADPGVVADWYAGLVAERRTPLGLVAVERGADALAVMGWQGALNHNEWMVPLAAVVRSWEDRFGVRVVGMGFNTLDLSVAAPPTTSEHALHVAAEHWTFCPDSIIQGAGSLIDYAEQIKGRNAWSFWWD comes from the coding sequence GTGGACCTGCCACCGGGGGACGTGGTGTGGCCCGACCCCGGTTACGCTCAGCTCTCGCTCCGTCGCCGTCCGGCGTTCTGGCTGAGTGAGGTGGCGGTCTCCGGCGAGTACTGGGCACGGCTGCGGTCCCAGCACGAGCACTCCGGCCTGTGGCCGGTGCTGCTGGAGGACTCGGTGCAGCCCTGGTCGGCCGGTCAGATCGCCCCGGACGCCGCCGTCGAGATCGACAACTACCAGGCCGCCGCGTTCATGGCCGAGGTGTGGTCCGACTGGATCGTCAAGGCCCACATCGACCAGCTCGAAATCCTCGACCCCTTCGGAGTCGAATGTCCGGGTCCGGCCCCTTCGGGAAGGCCTGCCGCCGATCCCGGCGTGGTCGCCGACTGGTACGCCGGCCTGGTGGCCGAGCGCAGGACCCCGCTCGGGCTCGTCGCGGTCGAGCGCGGGGCCGACGCTCTCGCCGTCATGGGCTGGCAGGGTGCCCTGAACCACAACGAGTGGATGGTCCCGCTCGCGGCCGTGGTGCGGAGCTGGGAGGACAGGTTCGGGGTGCGGGTGGTCGGCATGGGGTTCAACACCCTCGACCTCAGCGTCGCCGCACCTCCGACGACCTCGGAGCACGCCCTGCACGTCGCCGCGGAGCACTGGACGTTCTGCCCCGACAGCATCATCCAGGGCGCGGGGAGTCTCATCGACTACGCCGAGCAGATCAAGGGCAGGAACGCCTGGTCGTTCTGGTGGGACTGA
- a CDS encoding ATP-binding protein, producing MEFTGRAFDLDQLDAQLRLATEGRGGTRGRAVIITGRRRVGKSRLVQEFCDRSGLPYVVFQATRGRSPVAERNDFAETVACSGLAGAEFLQGSAPQDWNHTLRSLALAAGDETPCIVVLDEVPWLIEQDGEFEGALQTAWDRYLSARPILLILVGSDLSVMESLQEYGRPFFGRAAHMTLRPLALQDVADMTGLPAADAVDALLITGGFPEVVRSWERGMSRIDFLRDSLANPLSPLLAAGELSLLGEFPSATYTRTVLEAIGTGERTFSTIAANVGGAAPLPSGTLAPILANLIAKRVVATDLPLSDRPDTKNKRYRVADHYLRFWLAFLQRAIADSERGRPDLALRRIERSWTAWRGRAVEPLVRDCLARMLPDDAWPDTEAVGGWWNRQNNPEIDLVGADREPVASRVHFVGSIKWLDARPFDRHDYDALVQGSAAVAGVTVETPKVAVSRSGYEPGLPLAAAWTPEDLLAAWQR from the coding sequence ATGGAGTTTACCGGCAGGGCCTTCGATCTCGATCAACTCGACGCGCAGTTGCGGCTCGCGACAGAGGGCAGGGGAGGGACGCGAGGCCGGGCAGTGATCATCACTGGCCGCAGGCGAGTGGGCAAGTCGCGCCTGGTGCAGGAGTTCTGTGATCGTTCTGGCCTGCCGTATGTCGTCTTCCAGGCGACGAGAGGTCGTAGTCCGGTTGCGGAACGTAATGACTTCGCCGAGACCGTCGCCTGCTCCGGACTCGCAGGCGCCGAGTTCCTTCAGGGCTCCGCGCCGCAGGACTGGAACCACACCCTCCGGTCGCTGGCGCTGGCCGCGGGTGATGAGACCCCGTGCATCGTGGTTCTTGACGAGGTTCCGTGGCTGATCGAACAGGACGGGGAGTTCGAGGGTGCCCTGCAGACGGCCTGGGACAGGTATCTCTCAGCTCGGCCGATCCTGTTGATCCTCGTCGGAAGCGACCTGTCGGTGATGGAATCCCTACAGGAGTACGGCCGCCCCTTCTTCGGCCGGGCTGCTCACATGACGCTAAGGCCTCTTGCTCTTCAGGACGTCGCCGACATGACAGGGTTGCCCGCTGCCGACGCCGTGGACGCGCTGCTCATCACCGGAGGCTTCCCCGAGGTGGTCCGTTCATGGGAGCGCGGCATGTCCAGGATCGACTTCCTGCGCGACAGTCTTGCCAACCCGCTTTCACCTCTTCTCGCCGCCGGCGAGTTGTCCCTGCTCGGAGAATTTCCGTCGGCGACCTACACCCGGACCGTATTGGAGGCCATTGGAACCGGAGAACGCACCTTCAGCACGATCGCCGCCAATGTGGGAGGAGCGGCGCCGTTGCCGTCCGGCACCCTGGCGCCGATCCTCGCGAACCTGATCGCCAAGCGCGTGGTGGCGACCGACCTCCCGCTCTCCGACCGGCCCGACACCAAGAACAAGCGGTACCGGGTGGCCGACCACTATCTCCGGTTCTGGCTGGCGTTCCTGCAGCGGGCCATCGCCGACAGTGAAAGAGGCCGACCGGATCTGGCGTTGCGACGGATCGAACGTTCCTGGACAGCCTGGCGAGGTCGCGCGGTGGAGCCACTCGTACGTGACTGCCTGGCCAGAATGCTTCCGGACGACGCATGGCCGGACACCGAGGCTGTGGGCGGGTGGTGGAATCGGCAGAACAATCCCGAGATTGATCTCGTGGGCGCGGACCGGGAACCCGTCGCGAGCAGGGTCCACTTCGTCGGATCGATCAAATGGCTCGACGCCCGGCCGTTCGACCGCCATGACTATGACGCGCTGGTCCAGGGTTCCGCAGCCGTCGCCGGCGTGACCGTGGAGACACCGAAAGTGGCGGTGTCGAGGTCGGGATACGAACCGGGACTTCCACTGGCCGCGGCCTGGACACCGGAAGATCTGCTGGCGGCGTGGCAGCGCTAG
- a CDS encoding NUDIX domain-containing protein translates to MKKLIVRLWRLINGSLQWRILWLRHAKFTVGVTGVVRDTDGRVLLLKHRFWPVGRQWGLPTGCANSSETFEDTVCREVREETGLKVHVGELVQLKSGYKLRLEVAYEAEFVGGTLEIDDFEILEARWFAPDDLPEEMQESHRLLIRREHL, encoded by the coding sequence GTGAAGAAGCTGATCGTCCGGCTTTGGAGGTTGATCAACGGCTCGCTCCAGTGGCGCATCCTCTGGCTTCGGCACGCCAAGTTCACGGTCGGGGTGACCGGGGTCGTGCGTGACACGGACGGCAGGGTCCTCCTGCTGAAGCATCGCTTCTGGCCGGTGGGCAGGCAGTGGGGGCTGCCGACCGGCTGTGCGAACAGCTCGGAGACCTTCGAGGACACGGTCTGCCGCGAGGTGCGGGAGGAGACCGGGCTGAAGGTCCACGTCGGAGAGCTCGTTCAGCTGAAGAGCGGCTACAAGCTGCGCCTGGAGGTGGCCTACGAGGCCGAGTTCGTCGGCGGCACGCTCGAAATCGACGACTTCGAGATTCTGGAGGCGAGATGGTTCGCCCCGGACGACCTACCGGAGGAGATGCAGGAGTCGCACCGCCTGCTCATCCGCCGCGAGCATCTCTAG
- a CDS encoding LysR substrate-binding domain-containing protein, with translation MILSPWRLRLLDAFERLGTVRAVAKELNLSPSTVSQQLSVLEGETKTKLFEREGRVLTLTYAGGILVARARDLLDHMESIEIELAELSSDPVGHLRIGGFASSVVPILISATKAMAESHPRLYVELREIEPHESIAALHRGTCDVIVTVDQEDGSLIDPGIRSIPLAVDPFFLLLPPQHQLRHQAKISINDLAKERWALDFPGTYLGDLVPGLCRKAQFEPIVAGRFSSHNVVLGHVAAGLSIALLPKLALTSEYDVAVQPFDQLPPRKIIAAVRRGSARSTAITTALHALSGAATDALGGHE, from the coding sequence GTGATACTCAGCCCATGGCGCTTACGACTCCTCGATGCGTTCGAGCGCCTCGGAACTGTTCGCGCCGTCGCCAAAGAACTGAACCTCAGCCCCTCGACGGTCTCGCAGCAGCTGTCGGTTTTGGAAGGGGAGACAAAGACGAAGCTGTTCGAGCGGGAGGGGCGCGTTCTCACACTCACGTACGCAGGCGGAATACTGGTGGCCCGCGCCCGCGATCTGCTCGACCATATGGAGTCCATAGAGATCGAGCTCGCTGAGTTGTCGTCAGACCCAGTCGGGCACCTTCGCATCGGTGGTTTCGCGAGTTCCGTTGTGCCGATCCTCATATCCGCGACGAAAGCGATGGCCGAGAGCCATCCGCGGCTATATGTGGAGCTTCGGGAGATCGAGCCTCACGAGAGCATAGCCGCGCTCCACCGTGGCACATGCGATGTTATCGTCACAGTGGACCAGGAGGACGGATCTCTCATAGATCCAGGTATTCGAAGCATCCCGCTTGCCGTCGATCCGTTCTTTCTCCTCCTCCCGCCGCAGCATCAACTGAGACATCAGGCGAAGATCTCAATCAACGATCTCGCGAAGGAACGTTGGGCGCTCGACTTTCCCGGGACTTATCTCGGCGACCTGGTGCCGGGGCTCTGCCGGAAGGCGCAGTTCGAGCCCATCGTCGCTGGAAGATTCTCAAGTCACAACGTCGTTCTGGGGCATGTGGCGGCCGGACTGTCCATAGCCCTCCTGCCGAAGCTGGCTCTCACCTCGGAATACGATGTCGCAGTTCAACCGTTCGATCAGCTGCCGCCGCGAAAGATCATCGCCGCCGTTCGCCGTGGATCGGCGCGCAGCACCGCGATCACGACGGCCCTGCACGCTCTCAGCGGCGCGGCCACCGATGCGCTCGGTGGCCACGAGTAG
- a CDS encoding aspartate aminotransferase family protein yields the protein MTSFRPFSPSPVEAADGPFWTDVHKHVIRYGASFVPEIIVRAEGSFVYSESGRKILDFTSGQMSSILGHSHPEIVATVHEQIATLDHLYSGMLSRPVVELSRRLAESLPAPLEKTLLLTTGAEANEAAIRMAKLVTGKYEIVSFSRSWHGMTQAAANATYSSGRMGYGPATPGNFAIPTPYAYRPDFTTADGGLDWRRQLDFAFELVDAQSTGSLAACIVEPVLSSGGIIDLPLGYLAALKRKCEERGMLLILDEAQTGLCRTGTWYAFQRDGVVPDILTLSKTLGAGLPLAAIVTSSQIEQTAAERGFLFFTTHVSDPMVAAVGNRVLDVLKRDELDIRAAKLGAHLRAGLLAIQERHENVGDVRGRGLLQGVELVLDRKTKQGSDKMGAAITRRCLALGLHMNIVQLPGIGGTFRIAPPLTSSEEELDLGLEILDQAIGEIAPQYA from the coding sequence ATGACTTCCTTCCGCCCCTTTTCTCCGTCTCCCGTCGAAGCGGCCGACGGACCATTCTGGACCGACGTTCATAAACACGTCATACGGTATGGTGCGTCGTTCGTTCCCGAGATCATCGTTCGCGCGGAAGGCAGTTTCGTCTATTCCGAGAGCGGCCGGAAAATCCTTGACTTCACGTCGGGACAGATGAGTTCCATCCTGGGCCATTCGCATCCGGAGATCGTGGCCACAGTGCACGAGCAGATCGCGACGCTCGACCATCTGTACAGCGGAATGCTGTCGCGCCCCGTCGTGGAGTTGTCCCGCCGCCTGGCGGAGTCGCTGCCGGCCCCGCTGGAGAAGACACTTCTGCTGACAACCGGGGCGGAGGCGAATGAGGCAGCGATTCGGATGGCCAAGCTCGTCACCGGCAAGTACGAAATCGTATCGTTCTCGCGCTCTTGGCATGGCATGACACAGGCTGCGGCGAACGCCACCTATAGTTCCGGACGAATGGGTTACGGTCCTGCCACCCCGGGCAATTTCGCCATTCCCACTCCGTACGCCTACCGTCCCGATTTCACGACCGCCGACGGCGGCTTGGACTGGCGTCGCCAACTCGATTTCGCCTTCGAGCTCGTCGACGCTCAGTCGACAGGAAGTCTGGCGGCCTGCATTGTCGAACCCGTGTTGAGTTCCGGCGGGATCATCGATCTCCCACTGGGCTATCTTGCCGCGTTGAAGCGTAAGTGCGAGGAGCGCGGAATGCTGCTCATCCTCGACGAAGCGCAGACGGGCCTGTGCCGGACGGGCACTTGGTACGCATTCCAACGAGACGGCGTGGTGCCGGACATTCTCACACTTTCCAAAACCCTTGGCGCAGGTCTTCCGCTGGCCGCGATCGTCACCTCATCCCAGATCGAGCAGACCGCCGCAGAACGCGGTTTCCTGTTCTTCACGACCCACGTGTCCGATCCGATGGTCGCCGCTGTCGGAAACCGCGTTCTTGACGTCCTCAAGCGTGACGAGCTGGACATCAGAGCGGCGAAGCTCGGGGCCCACCTTCGCGCCGGCCTGCTCGCCATCCAGGAACGCCACGAAAATGTAGGGGATGTGCGCGGTCGTGGCCTGCTCCAGGGAGTCGAATTGGTTCTCGACCGAAAAACCAAACAGGGCTCCGACAAGATGGGGGCCGCGATCACCCGCCGCTGCCTTGCCCTGGGACTGCACATGAACATCGTGCAACTTCCGGGAATCGGCGGAACGTTCCGCATCGCGCCGCCCCTCACCAGCTCGGAAGAAGAGCTTGACCTGGGCCTGGAAATCCTGGACCAGGCAATAGGCGAGATCGCGCCGCAATACGCCTGA
- a CDS encoding GNAT family N-acetyltransferase yields the protein MSELRTDRLLLRQWRESDLDPWAAMNADPEVREHFPDLLTREQSAASIALFQADLGRRGYGWWAVEVLKTGEFIGFTGLTPAHEGMPFTGMEIGWRLTRSSWGHGYATEAALACLAFGFETLELPEIVAITTTTNLRSQAVMRRIGMTRAPAADFDHPDVPDGPLRRHVLYRIRR from the coding sequence ATGTCCGAACTGCGTACCGATCGCCTCCTGCTCCGCCAGTGGCGGGAGTCCGACCTGGACCCCTGGGCGGCGATGAACGCCGATCCCGAGGTTCGGGAACACTTCCCGGACCTGCTGACGCGTGAGCAGAGTGCCGCTTCGATCGCGCTCTTCCAGGCCGACCTCGGCCGGCGAGGCTATGGGTGGTGGGCGGTGGAGGTCCTGAAGACCGGTGAGTTCATCGGCTTCACCGGCCTGACCCCGGCGCATGAGGGCATGCCGTTCACGGGGATGGAGATCGGCTGGCGGCTGACCCGCTCGTCGTGGGGCCACGGCTACGCCACCGAGGCCGCCCTGGCCTGCCTGGCCTTCGGTTTCGAGACCCTGGAACTGCCGGAGATCGTCGCGATAACGACCACCACCAACCTGCGTTCCCAGGCGGTGATGCGCCGGATCGGCATGACCCGTGCCCCCGCCGCCGACTTCGACCACCCGGACGTGCCCGACGGGCCACTGCGTCGGCATGTGCTGTACCGGATTCGCCGATAA
- a CDS encoding NUDIX domain-containing protein — protein sequence MTDLQHLVDDADRDGIQKLVVGAVVYHDDRVLILRRSSGDDFLPGIEELPSGGVDDGEDLRSALARELAEEIGWSGPLILDRDFVAVFDYLSGSGRKARQCTVALSGNACPIVLSDEHESYRWITLDELSDSDLTDETAQAIHDWAATRR from the coding sequence ATGACCGATCTCCAGCACCTCGTCGACGATGCCGACCGTGACGGAATCCAGAAGCTCGTGGTCGGTGCCGTCGTGTATCACGACGATCGGGTGCTGATCCTGCGCCGTTCCTCCGGTGACGACTTCCTGCCCGGCATCGAGGAACTGCCCTCCGGTGGTGTCGATGACGGCGAGGACCTCCGGTCAGCGCTGGCCAGGGAACTGGCCGAGGAGATCGGCTGGAGCGGCCCGCTCATCCTCGACCGGGATTTCGTAGCCGTCTTCGACTACCTGTCCGGTTCAGGGCGCAAGGCCCGCCAGTGCACCGTCGCTCTTTCCGGTAACGCGTGTCCAATCGTCCTGTCCGACGAGCATGAGTCCTACCGGTGGATCACTCTCGACGAACTGTCCGACTCCGACCTAACCGACGAGACCGCCCAGGCCATCCACGACTGGGCTGCGACCCGCCGCTGA
- a CDS encoding DUF397 domain-containing protein: protein MDLSVAVWRKSSLSGDNGAQCVEVAANLPGAVAVRDSKDPDGAKLLFTPAGWRAFVSGIKVGDFDHLS, encoded by the coding sequence ATGGATCTGAGTGTCGCGGTATGGCGGAAGTCGTCGCTCTCCGGAGACAACGGTGCTCAGTGTGTTGAGGTCGCCGCGAATCTGCCCGGTGCTGTCGCGGTTCGTGACAGCAAGGACCCCGACGGCGCCAAGCTGCTCTTCACTCCTGCCGGGTGGCGGGCCTTTGTCAGCGGCATCAAGGTGGGAGACTTCGACCACCTGAGCTGA
- a CDS encoding helix-turn-helix domain-containing protein, translating into MSDEIPPDPGSPRARFAAEMRRLREAAQLSQSAVGRRLGCTQTQVSRLESASRTPSKSDAERLDALFGTDGSTYFTDLREYIVARHGTPIWFMSWAQEVEPFALVMRSWEPLLIPGFLQTEAYARAIFKHAPRITPEEIEERVKGRMFRKKILDGDNPPLFLTLIDESVLCRNVGGPEVMREQLGYLLEIAQRPSISIQLVDRLCLSGVLGAFMIAELPDGQPDAIYADSSAEGQISADPSVVTPIWNRYEAIRGWAYPEHMSLKMIEEARQEWI; encoded by the coding sequence ATGAGCGACGAGATCCCCCCGGACCCGGGCTCCCCCCGCGCACGCTTCGCCGCCGAGATGCGCCGCCTGCGCGAGGCTGCCCAGCTCTCCCAGAGCGCCGTGGGCAGACGCCTCGGCTGCACCCAGACCCAGGTAAGCCGCCTGGAGAGCGCCAGCCGCACCCCGTCGAAGTCCGACGCCGAGCGCCTCGACGCCCTCTTCGGCACCGACGGCAGCACGTATTTCACGGACCTGCGCGAGTACATCGTGGCCCGCCACGGCACCCCGATCTGGTTCATGAGCTGGGCACAGGAGGTCGAGCCGTTCGCCCTCGTCATGCGCTCGTGGGAACCGCTGCTCATCCCCGGCTTCCTGCAGACCGAGGCGTACGCCCGAGCGATCTTCAAGCATGCCCCTCGGATCACCCCGGAGGAGATAGAGGAGCGGGTTAAGGGTCGGATGTTTCGCAAGAAAATCCTTGATGGGGACAATCCCCCACTTTTTCTGACCCTCATCGACGAAAGTGTGCTGTGCCGTAATGTCGGCGGCCCCGAAGTAATGCGGGAACAGCTCGGCTACTTACTGGAGATCGCCCAGCGCCCCTCCATCTCCATCCAACTCGTTGATCGGCTCTGCCTCTCCGGCGTTCTGGGCGCTTTCATGATCGCAGAACTTCCGGACGGGCAACCGGACGCGATTTATGCGGACTCTTCAGCGGAAGGACAGATTTCGGCCGACCCCAGCGTCGTAACCCCGATATGGAATCGCTATGAAGCGATACGTGGATGGGCTTATCCTGAGCACATGTCCCTCAAAATGATCGAGGAAGCGAGGCAGGAATGGATCTGA
- a CDS encoding ATP-binding protein translates to MPGEEDKLPGHHDAMPWAGGPYSAWRQVFPGRVASVPEVRAWARDLLAGRIAPPLLDDVLLLLSELATNAVAHSDSGRTTDGRVTVYLARTTTAVHVQVTDDGSVTSTPAVHVPEADGDGGRGLWLVDLLAAEWGFHHDGPGRSVWFQVTG, encoded by the coding sequence ATGCCAGGGGAAGAAGACAAACTTCCCGGGCATCACGACGCGATGCCGTGGGCGGGTGGGCCGTACAGCGCGTGGCGGCAGGTCTTTCCCGGCCGGGTGGCCTCCGTGCCGGAGGTGCGGGCCTGGGCCCGGGACCTGCTGGCCGGACGCATCGCGCCCCCGCTGCTCGACGACGTGCTGCTCCTGCTGAGCGAGCTGGCCACCAACGCGGTGGCCCACTCCGACTCCGGACGGACCACGGACGGGCGAGTGACCGTCTACCTGGCCCGCACCACCACGGCGGTCCACGTGCAGGTCACCGACGACGGCTCCGTCACGAGCACACCCGCCGTCCACGTACCGGAGGCCGATGGCGACGGCGGGCGGGGGCTGTGGCTGGTCGACCTGCTCGCCGCCGAGTGGGGATTCCACCACGACGGCCCAGGCAGATCGGTCTGGTTCCAGGTCACGGGTTAG
- a CDS encoding type II toxin-antitoxin system VapC family toxin — MGIGYLLDTNVVSEARKRNGSPQVKDWIAAAHGPTLYLSSLTVGEIRCGVELRRRRDPGQATVLERWLHGLQRQFGDRIIPVTVEAAEEWGRLNAIRPLPTTNGLIAATARVNGWTLVSRNIKDFAGTGVSVVNPFDVLI, encoded by the coding sequence ATGGGTATCGGCTACCTACTCGACACGAACGTGGTCTCCGAAGCGCGCAAGCGGAACGGCAGCCCTCAGGTCAAGGACTGGATCGCCGCGGCTCACGGACCCACTCTCTACCTCAGCAGCCTGACGGTCGGTGAGATTCGCTGCGGAGTCGAGCTTCGCCGACGCCGGGACCCCGGCCAGGCAACGGTGCTGGAACGTTGGCTGCACGGCCTTCAGCGGCAGTTCGGTGATCGCATCATCCCCGTCACCGTGGAGGCCGCCGAGGAGTGGGGACGCCTGAACGCCATCCGCCCACTCCCCACGACGAACGGCCTGATCGCCGCGACGGCCCGGGTGAACGGCTGGACCCTGGTCAGCCGGAATATCAAAGACTTCGCCGGCACAGGAGTGTCCGTCGTCAACCCGTTTGACGTGCTGATCTGA
- a CDS encoding type II toxin-antitoxin system Phd/YefM family antitoxin, which produces MSGWQVQEAKQRFSEVVRRAVNEGPQVVTRHGEEVAVVIDIAEYRRLNGGAPDFRQFLLADPDWDDDVEFPRNQDLPREVDFD; this is translated from the coding sequence GTGAGCGGATGGCAGGTTCAGGAGGCGAAACAACGCTTCAGCGAGGTTGTACGGCGTGCGGTGAACGAAGGTCCTCAGGTGGTCACCCGGCATGGGGAAGAGGTGGCCGTCGTCATCGACATCGCCGAATACCGCCGCCTCAACGGTGGCGCTCCGGACTTCAGACAGTTTCTTCTCGCCGATCCTGACTGGGACGACGACGTGGAGTTCCCGCGGAACCAGGACCTTCCCCGGGAAGTCGATTTCGACTGA
- a CDS encoding TnsA-like heteromeric transposase endonuclease subunit: protein MSADALDVASRFDVAYVDADGVERSVKLEELSRVKLEAARPVRSFPSYAGQRNYPGWYWSATMGRLVGFESWVERDHLIAIDFDPVVTAVASQPFWLRWSVDGRPRRHAPDFFVRVAGGGVLVLDSRPLDRIGESDREAFQATQQACDLLGWRYAVWGTMNGVVVANQRWLAGYRHPRCMDEAVAAQLREVFAQPLALMDGAELVGDPIATLPVLFHLMWRHELEADLSLVLSDRSIVKTAVGAGGRRG from the coding sequence GTGAGTGCGGATGCGCTGGATGTGGCCAGCAGGTTCGATGTGGCCTATGTGGATGCGGACGGCGTCGAACGGTCGGTGAAGCTGGAGGAGCTGAGCCGGGTGAAGCTGGAGGCGGCTCGTCCGGTCCGGTCGTTTCCGTCATACGCGGGGCAGCGGAACTATCCGGGCTGGTACTGGTCGGCGACGATGGGCCGCCTGGTTGGGTTCGAGTCGTGGGTTGAGCGGGACCACCTGATCGCGATCGATTTCGATCCTGTGGTGACAGCGGTTGCGTCACAGCCGTTTTGGCTGCGATGGAGCGTCGATGGCCGACCGCGCAGACATGCTCCTGATTTCTTCGTCCGGGTGGCCGGGGGCGGGGTGCTGGTGCTGGACTCACGGCCGCTGGACCGGATCGGTGAGAGTGACCGGGAGGCGTTCCAGGCCACGCAGCAGGCGTGTGACCTGCTGGGATGGCGGTATGCGGTGTGGGGCACGATGAATGGGGTGGTGGTGGCCAACCAGCGGTGGTTGGCGGGTTACCGGCATCCGCGGTGCATGGATGAGGCGGTCGCGGCCCAGTTGCGTGAGGTGTTCGCCCAACCGCTTGCCCTGATGGACGGGGCCGAGCTGGTCGGGGATCCGATCGCGACGCTGCCGGTGCTGTTTCACCTGATGTGGCGGCACGAGCTGGAGGCGGATCTGTCTTTGGTGCTCAGCGACCGCAGCATCGTGAAGACGGCCGTGGGGGCAGGGGGCCGTCGTGGTTGA